The sequence below is a genomic window from Sorangiineae bacterium MSr12523.
GAAGCGCCGCATAGACACGCCCGCTGGGCGAGCCTTCGCGCAATAGCTGCTGCAGATCCTCGCGGGCAGCCGCGCCGGCGCGGCGCACGTCCTCGTACGCGATCATTTCCGGGAGTCTTTGCGCGGCAAAGCCCACGGTGTGAATCGTCACCTGCGAGGCATGGCGCAACACGTCGAGCGCCGCCGTCCATTGCGAGGGAGAGGTCATGCCCTGGAGGGAGCCACAGGCAGCGGCTTCGGGCAACTCACCTCGCAGAGAATGTCGCCGGGCACCTTGAAGTAAAACATGACGCCGCGGTTGTTCTCGAGGATGTCGCCCACGTCGACGCCGCCGTCGAGTAGCTTCGCGCGTTTTTCGAGCACGATGGTCACGTCGTCGACGCGAAAGCCAATGTGAAAGCCGGCGGGGTACGTCTCGGCGTCGTCCTTCTTGCGCTGCAAAACGAGGACGAAACCACTGCGATCCGAAAGAACGATGACCGCCGTCGAGTTGCGGTTGGTTTGGATCTCGAAGTCGAAGTGCCGCTCGAAAAAGGCAGCGGTTTCAGGGACGTTGGAGACCTGCAAATCGGCGTGATTCAGTTGCATGGTGGAAAAAACTCCGGGCGAAACACACACGTGTTTCCAGCGCCGAGGTACCTCACCCGTCCAAAAAGCCCCAAAAAGCCTGGGAAAAGACAGGGGGTAAAGTGCTCCCACCACGGGAGTGGCCGGGGCTCACCTGGAACCGGCCTGCCGTTTTTCGACAGGGCGACTATGGATCGCGCCTGCGCCGTTGGCAACTCCCGCCGCTCCTCTTTTGGTTTAGGGAATTTGGTCTAGGGAACGGAGGCGTCGGTTCCTCCCGGCTCGCTCAGACCGGGAAGCGTGACGGGGCGCGCGGGGTCGACGACGTCGCCGAGGTACGTGCGCCACTCGACGGAGCCGCGGCCCTTCGCGAGGGCGGGAATTTCGACGCGGCCACCCGGCGCCACCCAGGCGATGGGAATGCCGTCGAGCCATGCGAACTGCAGGACGTCGCTGGAGTTGAAAAGCGTGAGCGCGGGGCGACCCTCGGGAGGGTGCTCGCCGGTGCGGAGCGCGTGGAGCTCGGGGCCCGTGAGCAGGATTTCCGAGCCTTGACCGGGCAAGGGGCTGGTCACGAAGGTGGCCGTGGGCGGCGGCATCAAGAGCGCTGTGGCCGAAAGATCGAGACGCCGCACGATGGTCGTGGCGGTGAAGACGAGGGCGCCGCGCGTGGTCCAGCGCAGCTCCGCGAACATGGGCACTTCGTCGAGGCTGCAGAGGGGCGTGGACGGCGGCGCGTTCATCATGTCGAGCAGCGCGCGGCAAACGAGGATGCCCGAGTCGCCGGCGTCGGCCACGCGCGCGATCTCGAAGGTGGCATGGGCCGCGCGATTGACGACATCGACTTTGCGCGTGCGGTAACCGAGCCGGCGGGCGCCCTCCCCGGTGCCGTTCACGTCGGCGGGCGAGAGCGGCGCCACGTCGAAACGGCGTTCGCCGAGCAGTGCGTGCAAGGCGCCGGGCGATGCGATGCGATAACTCGCCCCGTCGGGGGTGAGGACGACGTGCCCGTAGCGATCGACGCGCGCGCGCAGCTCGGTGCCCATCGGCAGCACGAAACCGTGGCTCGCGATGGACATGCGAAGACGCGAGGAGCCCAGATCCAGCGTGAGGCGCGGCTCGGTCTTTTTTCGCGCCGTCTCGACGGCGGCGGCCGCGTACTCGGGCCCGCGCGGCAGCGGCGGCAGCTCGGCGTGCAACGTGGCCGCCATGGTGTAGCCGCTCGAATCGCGGGTCGGCAGGGAATCCGCGGTCATCGGCTGATCGGGCCGCAAGGGCTGTGCGGGCGGGCCCGCATCGAGCGACGACGCGGCGCTGGCGCTCGCCGTGGGTGCGACGGCGAGCGGCGCAGGAACCGCGTTGGCCTGCGGGCTCGCCGGCGTGTCCGGCGGATCGCGCGGCTCGGTGGTGGGGTTGCTGCGGCACGCCGCAAGGCACGCCACCAAAGGCAGAACGAGAAGAACGAGCGGGACGAGCGTCCCGCGTTTCATCGGACGAAGTCGGCAATCACGCGCACACCCGGCCCGAGCGGCGGTGCATGCGGCATGTGTTGCGTGTCGACCAGGACGCTCTCGCAGTCCGGGTAGGCCTCTTTGAAGACATTGCAGTTGCCCGGCTCGTTGTCGAACGAGGCGATGACCCGCCCTACGCGCACAAGCGACGGCGCCACATCGCGCTTGAAGGCTTCGTCGGGCATTTCGAAGGCGGGCTTGAGCACCACCTGCGTCCCGGCCACGCCAATGGGAAATCCCAGATCGCGCAGGCTGCGGAAGGTGCCGAGCCCCATGAGCGGCAGATCCCGCCCCGTGAGGTACACCAGGGTGGCCCCAGCGTCGTAACAGTCCTTGGCAAAGGCCACGGCCCCCGCGAGCGCGACGTCGTGCACCAGGTGCTCGTCTCGGAAAAAGCGGACTCGCCAGTATTCCTGGGCCTCGGCCACCAAATCGGGACGGGTGACCCCGAGAAGCCCGAGGGTCTCCGTCATGAGGTATGCCAGCGAGCTCGGGTTCGCGTTGCGAACCGCCTCGGCAAACTCGGCCAATTCGGGCTCGCGGGTACCCCATTCCTCGCCCAACTCGCGCAAAATGGCGCACGTACGCGGGCGGTTGTCCATCAGGGTGCCGTCCAGGTCGAAGACGACCACGGGCGCGGGCTCCTGCCCCGGCGTGTGCGCGCAGTGCTCGAGAATTCGCCGCAGCAGCGCACTCTGTTCGACGGGAGAAAGACGCGGATAAACGGGCTTGGAACCGTTGGAAACAAACGACATCGGGAACTTGCGGATACCAGCTTGCCGTTTGACCGCGCAATCCGCAAGAGCCGAGCCCGCAACGACTCCTGCGTGGCGACGGGCGGGGTCGCTTATGCGCCGCCCATGTCTATGCTAGTCAAGTCGGGCTCATGGCGCAGGTTCAGAGGGATCACTACGAGGTGCTTGGCGTCGAGCGAAACTCGTCCGCCGACGAGATCAAGGCGGCGTTTCGCAAATTGGCCTCGCAACACCACCCGGACCGGAACCCGGACGACCCGCAAGCCGCGCTCCGCTTCAAGGAAATCGCCGCCAGCTACCAGGTGCTTTCCGACCCGCAACGGCGCGCCCTCTACGATCGATTCGGGCACAACGCCGAGGCCTCCGGCTCCCCGTTTTCGGCCAGCGGGCCCTTCGCCGGTGGTGTCGTGGACATCAGCGACATCGCGGTCGACGGGCTGCTCGGCGATCTGCTCGGTGTCTTCGGCGTGGGCCGGGGCGACAAGGGCGACATCAAGCGGGAGCTGGAAATCTCCTTCGAGGAAGCCGCCTTCGGCTGCGAGAAGAACCTGCAGTACGAGCGCGTGGTCACATGCGGCGATTGCCGCGGCACCGCGTCGGCGCCGGGCCACGTGCCCGAAACGTGCCCTGCCTGCAACGGGCGCGGGCGCGTGCGGTTCCAGCAAGGCATTCTCCCCATCGCCGTCGAGCGCACGTGCTCGCGTTGCCGGGGCAGCGGCAAAATGATCACGCACCCGTGCGGGACATGCAAAGGCAGTGGCTTGGTGTCGAACAGCCACACCTTGGTGGTGACGATCCCGCCCGGTGTCGATTCGGGTCAGACGCGCCTGGTGAGCGGTGCCGGAAATCGTCCACGCCCCGATCGCGCGCCTGGGGATCTGGAGATCATCATCGTCGTGCGGGCGCATCCATTTTTCCGCCGTGCGGGCGACGATGTGGCGTGCCAGGTCCCCATCACTTTTGCGCAGGCGGCCCTCGGCGGGGAAGTGGAAGTGCCCACACTGGATGGCAAGGGGAAGCTGCGGGTGCCCCAGGGCACACAACCTGGGAGCCTCCTTCGCATCAAGCAAAAAGGAATGCCGCGCCGGAGCGGAATCGGACGTGGCGATCAGCTCGTAGAGGTTACAATCGAGGTTCCGACCTCTCTCAGCGAGCGACAGCGCGAGCTGCTCGGACAACTCGCGAAGGAGCTGGGGGAAGACGTGCAACCCCAGAGGAAAACCTTCATGGAGAAGCTCAAGGATCTATTCGGCTGACTTCATGCGACGTCCCTCCGGCTATTCGGGAAATCTCGTCAATGCACGCGAAGTCGGGGAATACTTCGCCCTTCGTTCCGAGCTGCAAGAAGCCTCGGTTTTAGCGTTCCGCCTGCTCGCGACGGATCTCGAGGCCCATCGTGCGCCTGCCGCGCTGGTACGCGCCGCCAAGCGGGCGGGCCGTGATGAAGAGCGCCACGCGCAGATGACCGCCTCGCTCGCCCGCCGGCATGGGGCCAGCATCGTGCCGCCGAAGTTCGACAGGCCGGCCGCTCGGCCCATCGAGGACGTGGCCATCGAAAACGCGGTCGAAGGGTGCGTGCGCGAGACCTTTCTCGCGCTGATTTCGTCGCGGCAAGCCGAAACGGCGAAAGATGACACCATCCGCGCCGCGATGAAGACCATCGCCCGCGACGAATCGGAACACGCCGCCCTCGCATGGACTTTGGCGAGCTGGCTCGAGCCCCGCGTCCTCGGCGACGCCCGCGCCCGTTACGGCAAGGCCGCGCGCACGGCGATTCAGGACCTCCGCACGGAAGCCTACGCCCCCTACCCCGAGCCGCTGCGCCGCGTCGTAGGTCTCCCCTCCGTTCGAGACGCCCTCGCACTCATCGACAGCCTGGATCGCACCATGTGGCAGAAACTGGCCCTGTCCACGAACGGCGTAGTGACCAAATAGACACGCAAACGCTGAGCGTGGGATAGACTGCGGGCGTGGATGGCGAGGGAGTATCGATGTCTAGCTCAACGCGGAATGCGCCCGTCGGGGCGGTTTGGCGTGAGCAGCTCCTCCGCTCGTCCGAGCAAGCGCTCGAAGATTTGGCGGTAGCGCAAACGGCGGAGGTCGTGTTTGTGCGCGCGGAGGGGGAATCCGTCGCGAGCGGGTATGCGGACGAGGTCGAAGAGAGGGCGCTTGCGCAGGGATTCGTCACCGCACAGATCGGGGTGGCGACGGAACGAAGCTTCGAGTCGATGGGCGCGCTGGTGCGTGCGGTGTTGCTCGCACTGCGTGTGCCAGGTCCACGCACGGGCCGCGGGCGCGGCCTGCTGGAGTTGCTCGATGCCTTCGCATCGCGCAACGGGCGCAAGGCGCTGGCCCTGTTCGACGAGGGTGTCGAGATCACCGGCGCCGTGGGCGATCTGCCCGCGCTCGCGCGGGCCTACGTGGCCGCCGCATCGCAGCCTCGCACCGAGAAAAAGCGCCTGCTCGCATGGCTCGAGGGCACGGAGCTCGCGCGCGCCGAAGATTCGCCGCTGGCCATGTCGGCGCTCACCGAGCGCACGGCCAAGCGCGCACTCGCACAGGTGACGCACTTGATGCGGGTGCTCGGGCATCGGGGAACCCTGTTGGTCTTCCGCAATGGTGAGACCTTGTTGCGGCTCCCGCCGGCCCGCCGCGAGACGGCCTACACCGTGCTGCGCGAGCTCGTCGACAACGCCGACGGTGGCCATGGTCTGTACGCGACCCGCATCGTGTTGATCGGCGCGACGGCGCTGTTTCAAGGCACGCGATCGCTCGCATCGCTCAAGCCGCTCGCCACCCGCGTGGCCGCGCTGCCGGGATCGCCCCCGCTCACACCGCCGCATCGGCCGCTCATCGACTTGATGATGCCGGCCTCGTTCGACGTGGATACGCCGCCCACCCCGGCGACGCCCGATGAGTCGCACGACGCGGAGCTTCGCGGGATCATTCGAGCATGCCACGGGCTGCCACCGGTGGAATCCATCCTGTCGATGAGCGTCGGGCAGGAGAGCATCGATCGGACGATCGATCAGCTGTTCGAGCATTCGTCGATGGATGGCTCGGTGTTCGCGCTTTTGACGGGCGAATACGGGTCGGGCAAAACGCATCTCCTGCTGCACCTGGCGGCGCGTGCGCTCGCGGAGAAGCGGCCCGTGTTCCGGCTTTCGCTCGAGCGGCTCGATACGGACTTGGGCAATCCGCAGCGGCATTTACGGCGCGTGCTCGAGACGTCCATTCTGCCGGGAAAGCGCCGGGCGACCGCCATCGATCGACTGACGGCGTGGACGCGCGATCCCGAGGCGCTCGAGCGGCTCATGAGCGCGCTCGAGGCCATCTCGCTCCTGCAGGGCGACGCAGCCGCGGCTGCGCAGCGAGCACTCGCCCGGGCGAAGGGCGCCAAAGCGCGCGGCGCGGCGCTGGAGGCGTTCCTCGGCGCCGTCGATCTGGTCGACAAGTCGGGCGCGGCGAACTACCGCCAGGATGCGTACGGGCGCTTGCTCGTGTGGGTCGAGTTGCTCGAGCGGCTCGAGGGCTGTCAGGGCCCGGTGGTGCTCATCGACGAGGCGGAAAACCTGTACAAAATGGGCATTTCGCGCTCGGAGCGGCGCACGGCACTGCGCTCGCTGTCGTTCTATTGCGGCGGCACGCTTCCGCGCGCGTGCGTGGTCATGGCCATCACGCCCGACGTGCTCGATCAACTGCGCAACGAGTCGCAGGAGCTGCTCGACGAAGTGTCGGCCCAGAGCACCGTGCTCGATGCGGAAGACGCGACCATGCTGCGCCGCCGCCTCGTGCGGTTGAAGCCCATCGCCGTCCCTGCCCTCGGCCGCGAGCACCGGGCCACCTTGCTCGGGCGCGTCTACACGACGCACACGCGCGTGCGCGCCCGCCGGCCCGAGATCACGTGGGCGCAATACGCCGAGACCTTGCTCGCCCGCGAGGAACTGACCCCGCGCGAACTCGTGCGCTACGCCGCCGAGTGGCTCGAATCCTCCTGGTGGAGCCGCAAACCGCGCAAGGGCTGAACGGCGTTACTACTTGCGAAGGATTTCACGAAGCTCACGAAGAGCTTCGTGCTGATCTTCTCGGGTCGCGAAACGCGCAATGAGCTCGAAATCGAGCTCTGGCAAAAATGTGCTTCGCTCGATGCGAGCGTAGTCGCCTTCCTGCAAACGATACAACTCGAAGGAGGGTGGCTTGAAAATCCAGACTTCGGGCACCTGAAGGCCATTGTAGACGCGCAGCTTGTTCAAAAGTGGATTCGTGTAAATGACCTCGAGCACGATGTCGGGGAGCTCGCCATCCTTCATCAGCGAGCCAACCCGACAACATTCATCGGGCTCCACGCCGCGCGCGACGGCTTCCCTCTGAAATGTCGTGGAGCCGTACCCCACCATCGGCAGGTCCCGCTCCAAGGCGTAGAGTTCGACAAGTCGCGCGATGTTTTTTTTCCAAAGCTCGTGCATGCGGGACGTTGTCATGAGCTCGAGCCCCCCCTCGCAGTAGGTCATTCGAAGACCAGGCCCGTCGAACAGCTCGCGAAAGATGACGTACTGTTTCCACGAAATCCCCGTGAGCAACATCCGCTGCTGCTCGGGCAGCGCCTGCGGAAACGGAGGTGTCATGGGCAGCGAAGCGGCGGCAGCCATGGGTCGTAGTATACGCCTCGTCGAAAACTTGGCCATTTCTCGTGCTCTGCGGGATCGATCGGCGCATGAAACCGCGAGCCCCCGCCCCATCGCGCAAGAGCAGCACGCCTCCATCGAAAGAACGACGTACGCCCGGCGATCGGCGCGCGGGCGGGGATCGACGGGAGATGCCTCCGCGGCCCGAGGGACGGCGGGCGAACGGCGGGCGCAGGCAAGGCGATCCCGAAGAAGCTTGAACCAGGGTGGTGGCTATTTGCCTTGGGCGCGTTCGCGGGCGGCGCGGGCCTTGAACTCGGCCGTGCTCTCGTCGACCTGGCGCCACGTGTAGCGCCCACCCGAGCTGGGGGCGACGAAGTCGGTGGGTTCGCTCTCGGGCGACTGTTCTTCCTTGGCCTGGCGACCGGCGAGAACGACCACCGCGACGACGGCCCCCACGACCGCGGCGAGCGCGATGATGCCGAGCAAAAAGAGCATCCCCATCCCCTCCGATTTGCGTAGTACGACATTCTCACTGTGACCACTCGGCAGAAAAACGCCATCGTCCTGGTGCTCGCCGTCCTCGGGACGGTCGCGGCGCTCTACTTCATGGAAAAAGATCGCAACGCATCGGCACCAACCGGTGCACGCGTGCTCGCGGCGATCCCGGCGGATACGTTTCTGCT
It includes:
- a CDS encoding VOC family protein, with amino-acid sequence MQLNHADLQVSNVPETAAFFERHFDFEIQTNRNSTAVIVLSDRSGFVLVLQRKKDDAETYPAGFHIGFRVDDVTIVLEKRAKLLDGGVDVGDILENNRGVMFYFKVPGDILCEVSCPKPLPVAPSRA
- a CDS encoding HAD family hydrolase — its product is MSFVSNGSKPVYPRLSPVEQSALLRRILEHCAHTPGQEPAPVVVFDLDGTLMDNRPRTCAILRELGEEWGTREPELAEFAEAVRNANPSSLAYLMTETLGLLGVTRPDLVAEAQEYWRVRFFRDEHLVHDVALAGAVAFAKDCYDAGATLVYLTGRDLPLMGLGTFRSLRDLGFPIGVAGTQVVLKPAFEMPDEAFKRDVAPSLVRVGRVIASFDNEPGNCNVFKEAYPDCESVLVDTQHMPHAPPLGPGVRVIADFVR
- the dnaJ gene encoding molecular chaperone DnaJ: MAQVQRDHYEVLGVERNSSADEIKAAFRKLASQHHPDRNPDDPQAALRFKEIAASYQVLSDPQRRALYDRFGHNAEASGSPFSASGPFAGGVVDISDIAVDGLLGDLLGVFGVGRGDKGDIKRELEISFEEAAFGCEKNLQYERVVTCGDCRGTASAPGHVPETCPACNGRGRVRFQQGILPIAVERTCSRCRGSGKMITHPCGTCKGSGLVSNSHTLVVTIPPGVDSGQTRLVSGAGNRPRPDRAPGDLEIIIVVRAHPFFRRAGDDVACQVPITFAQAALGGEVEVPTLDGKGKLRVPQGTQPGSLLRIKQKGMPRRSGIGRGDQLVEVTIEVPTSLSERQRELLGQLAKELGEDVQPQRKTFMEKLKDLFG
- a CDS encoding DUF2791 family P-loop domain-containing protein — encoded protein: MSSSTRNAPVGAVWREQLLRSSEQALEDLAVAQTAEVVFVRAEGESVASGYADEVEERALAQGFVTAQIGVATERSFESMGALVRAVLLALRVPGPRTGRGRGLLELLDAFASRNGRKALALFDEGVEITGAVGDLPALARAYVAAASQPRTEKKRLLAWLEGTELARAEDSPLAMSALTERTAKRALAQVTHLMRVLGHRGTLLVFRNGETLLRLPPARRETAYTVLRELVDNADGGHGLYATRIVLIGATALFQGTRSLASLKPLATRVAALPGSPPLTPPHRPLIDLMMPASFDVDTPPTPATPDESHDAELRGIIRACHGLPPVESILSMSVGQESIDRTIDQLFEHSSMDGSVFALLTGEYGSGKTHLLLHLAARALAEKRPVFRLSLERLDTDLGNPQRHLRRVLETSILPGKRRATAIDRLTAWTRDPEALERLMSALEAISLLQGDAAAAAQRALARAKGAKARGAALEAFLGAVDLVDKSGAANYRQDAYGRLLVWVELLERLEGCQGPVVLIDEAENLYKMGISRSERRTALRSLSFYCGGTLPRACVVMAITPDVLDQLRNESQELLDEVSAQSTVLDAEDATMLRRRLVRLKPIAVPALGREHRATLLGRVYTTHTRVRARRPEITWAQYAETLLAREELTPRELVRYAAEWLESSWWSRKPRKG
- a CDS encoding Uma2 family endonuclease; translation: MAAAASLPMTPPFPQALPEQQRMLLTGISWKQYVIFRELFDGPGLRMTYCEGGLELMTTSRMHELWKKNIARLVELYALERDLPMVGYGSTTFQREAVARGVEPDECCRVGSLMKDGELPDIVLEVIYTNPLLNKLRVYNGLQVPEVWIFKPPSFELYRLQEGDYARIERSTFLPELDFELIARFATREDQHEALRELREILRK